The following proteins are co-located in the Rhodococcus opacus B4 genome:
- the ftsY gene encoding signal recognition particle-docking protein FtsY, translated as MGGVTTGAWIAIAAALAVLLVVLVVGSLLYRRRRISLKAPDTPQVTTAEKDRSGSYRADGGFNFSQGSTATAPPREAVPEPVLPEPTITPEPTITPEPKVVAPPEPETAPTPEKAPEKAPEKAPEKPAAPPEPVTYEPVVSPEVEPEPEVAPKPEPEPALAAPALDVIAPTEGRLDRLRGRLSRSQSAVGKSLLGLLGGGDLDEDSWEEVEDTLLIADLGSATTTKIVTSLREQMASRSVRTEADARALLREVLVAELRPELDRSIRALPHDDHPAVLLVVGVNGTGKTTTTGKLARVLVADGRRVLLGAADTFRAAAADQLQTWAERVGAEVVRGKEAADPAAVAFDAVSKGIDNGVDVVLIDTAGRLHTKTGLMDELGKVKRVIEKKASVDDVLLVLDATIGQNGLAQARVFAEVVDITGVVLTKLDGTAKGGIVFQVQHELGVPVKLVGLGEGADDLAPFEPGAFVDALLG; from the coding sequence ATGGGCGGCGTGACTACCGGAGCCTGGATTGCCATCGCGGCCGCACTGGCCGTACTACTCGTCGTTCTCGTCGTCGGTTCCCTGCTGTATCGGCGTCGTCGGATCTCTCTGAAGGCGCCGGACACCCCGCAGGTCACCACGGCGGAGAAAGACCGTTCGGGCAGTTATCGCGCCGACGGCGGATTCAACTTCAGCCAGGGGTCGACGGCGACCGCGCCGCCCCGGGAGGCGGTGCCGGAGCCGGTCCTGCCCGAACCCACGATCACCCCGGAACCCACGATCACCCCCGAACCGAAGGTCGTGGCGCCTCCGGAGCCGGAGACGGCCCCCACCCCGGAGAAGGCTCCCGAGAAGGCACCGGAGAAGGCACCGGAGAAGCCGGCGGCCCCGCCGGAGCCGGTCACCTACGAACCGGTGGTCTCCCCCGAGGTCGAACCGGAACCCGAGGTTGCACCGAAGCCCGAGCCCGAGCCGGCACTCGCGGCACCCGCACTCGACGTCATCGCGCCCACCGAAGGCCGACTCGACCGTCTGCGCGGTCGCCTGTCCCGGTCACAGTCGGCGGTGGGCAAGAGCCTGCTGGGACTGCTCGGCGGCGGCGACCTCGACGAGGACTCCTGGGAAGAGGTGGAGGACACGCTCCTCATCGCGGACCTCGGCTCGGCGACCACCACGAAGATCGTCACGTCCCTGCGTGAGCAGATGGCGTCCCGCAGCGTCCGCACCGAGGCCGACGCCCGCGCACTGCTGCGCGAGGTCCTGGTCGCGGAACTCCGTCCGGAACTCGACCGCTCCATCCGCGCTCTCCCTCACGACGACCATCCGGCGGTTCTGCTCGTCGTCGGGGTGAACGGCACCGGCAAGACCACCACCACGGGCAAGCTCGCGCGTGTGCTCGTGGCCGACGGCAGGCGCGTCCTGCTGGGCGCCGCCGATACTTTCCGTGCGGCCGCCGCGGACCAGTTGCAGACGTGGGCCGAACGGGTCGGCGCCGAGGTGGTGCGCGGGAAGGAAGCCGCGGATCCGGCAGCCGTGGCGTTCGACGCGGTGTCCAAGGGGATCGACAACGGCGTCGACGTCGTGCTCATCGACACCGCGGGCAGGCTGCACACCAAAACGGGTTTGATGGACGAGCTCGGCAAGGTCAAGCGGGTCATCGAGAAGAAGGCGTCGGTCGACGACGTCCTCCTGGTCCTCGACGCGACCATCGGCCAGAACGGTCTGGCGCAGGCCCGGGTGTTCGCCGAGGTCGTCGACATCACCGGCGTGGTGCTCACCAAGCTCGACGGGACCGCCAAGGGCGGCATCGTGTTCCAGGTTCAGCACGAACTCGGGGTCCCGGTGAAGCTCGTCGGACTCGGCGAGGGTGCCGACGATCTGGCACCGTTCGAGCCGGGCGCCTTCGTCGACGCGCTGCTCGGCTGA